From the genome of Ciona intestinalis chromosome 4, KH, whole genome shotgun sequence:
AAGCTACATCACGGATGGTCCAAACGATCGAATTGAGTTGGTATTAAAGACTGGTGTGGTGGAAGAACTTGTTAGATTGCTCAAGCATACTACTGATGGTATGCTGCTTACACCTGTGCTACGTGTCATTGGTAACATTGTAACTGGGACAGACCAACAGACTCAGGTAAGAACACCTAGGAGTATCAAGCAAGGAGAATGTATAAGCGGATACTGCCAGAGTGCCAGGCGTAATATAAATCTTAATCGAGAACAGCTATTATTGCAAACCTTTTGTGcctgcattttaacaaaatttaaagatgCTTACTTTATATTGCATCCCAGATAGTAAGCAAATCTACTTTACCTAATGTAGTCATCAAGTCATGCTTTTTTCTAAAGTAATATTGCCTTAAAACTGGTGATGACTGaggtaaacaataaatactaACAGCAACGacgtatttaaaatataaaacatgccACTTTCTTAATTAGGTTATGTAaattcttttgtttaattacagAGAGTTCTTGATCTTGGAACACTTGAAGCTTTCCCCAAACTATTGTCACATGACAAACCAACAATCCAAAAGGAAGCAGCATGGACACTGAGCAATATAACTGCTGGCACCCAGGCTCAAATACAAGCCATTATTGATGCTCATCTTATACCTATACTCATTGCACTTTTAATGAAGGTGACTTTCTCGTTTTCTGTTTAGTGTTAAAACTTCTCACTTCCCATTCAGTGTTAAATATGGATTTTTCATACAGGGTGACTACAAGACGCAGAAAGAAGCATGTTGGGCAATCACCAATTACACATCTGGTGCTTCCATTGAACAGCTTGTATATCTTGCTAATAATGATGTTATACCTGCTTTGTGCTGCTTGCTTGAAGTTAAAGAACCAAAGATTCTTCAAGTAAACTTTGCTTCAATTCCTCCAAAATTTGCAATTATAAAGGAGAAATCACAGTTCTATGCTGCTGCATTTGAAATGAGCACTAGAATTAATAATTCCACttgaaagtttatttttagagtaatatgttttgcttttatgcatactgattattattatttatcaaacagattcactttattttctaGGTTTGTTTGGATGGCATTACAAACATGTTGGTAACTGCTGAGAAAGTTGGTGAAATTGAAGCCATGTGTTGTGCACTAGAATCATGTGGTGGTGTAGATCATATTGAACATCTACAGCAGCATGCAAATGAAACAGTATACAGCATGGCTCTTAATATTATTGATAGATTCTTCAATTGCGAAGTAGGTTGTTTGAAATATACttcaataacattttataatttgaacatttttattcaaataaaactttataatttgaatgttttttggttgccttttttataatataatttagttcatgtttgtatttttaccatttatttCCATTTCAAATATCGTGTGAAAAGATGTTAGcattaaaaaattctaaagtgtcaaacttttgaaaaaacaaaactaacaaattttaattctgGTTTACGACTTGATTATACACTTTTTTAGtctgtttttacaaaaaaaagtctctcttttacttaattttttcgGTTCACCGGATACAATCTCactataaaattgtattttacctTTCTCTGTAGGATGACGAGTCAGAGAACATTGCTCCAAAAACTGAAGGCAGTGATTATTTCCAATTCAATGTGGAAGACAAGAATTCAAGCCAGGGTGGATTCAACTTCTAAACCTTTCTATGATTGCCACTTAAATCTATGTTGCGTTCTTTGCTGCCAATACTGCCCTTTATTTTCTGATTGGATTTACCTTTCGATTAACGTAAAAAAGTGCAACCTTTAAGTTTCTATTATTTGGCTTTCGTTGATTACAATAAATGCATAGTTATGAAGTATTTTGAATTGCGggtgaaatatttattttgtatatgaGTATATCAATGTTGTCTGCTGTTTAGAATTTGTTTGGGAGTTTTGTATCCACAGTAATATATGGTaggatgagggaagatgggacaccttttattttcttatcccatttggttgtaaacaaagaacattcataaattataaaaccgtatcctcacgactaccgtagtcggttgttaattgtttaaacacgaccAAGATaattggacattatgtgccaaagttgtcccgtattaccccaccctactacatagtAAACGTTTTTTAACACGTTTTACGTACTACTGCAGGGTATGCCGCTATAATAAAGGGGAATTTAGCCAGTAACTGTTAAGTTACCAATGGAAAGTATACAGAATCTGTAACAATTCTTTAGTGGTATTTGTTTACATACAGCATTGGGAAGTTTAATTCGCTGTTAAGTATTTTGAAATATAGCGTTTACTTCGCTTTTTGCTGAAAAGGGTTGAGATTGAAAAACATTCATGATACTTCATTGTGATAAGAATGGTGTAACATCATCTGGTATCCAGTGTTATGTCTAGATTCTTAAACGATTTGTAAATTTAAGGACGTCGATCTGTAATACTATTCCAAGCTGTAGTACAAAGTCAATGTTTAGGTTCAGGAGCTCACTTTTTATTGTAGAAGAATATCAGCAAAACTTGTAACGCTATCACtagtttcttttttcttttagtttttaaatgttacaaGAGGTATAATGGTCACATTACGCAGTTGCCCCAGGCGACGAGTAAGAGTTAGAATTTCGTTGCTGGTGAAGTTTCATTGAAAATGTCGCGTCTCAAGCTTGGGTTGTCTGTTTCGTCGCTTGTGCTTGGTGAGTCTTTTATTTCAGCCATTTTTAAGAAGTTGCAATTGAAGTTACTGTGTACTAATGTGATGATTGTATATATGCATTAACACGTATAGGCTAGACACGAATTGTATTGTCTTGTCAGTATCGTTTGATACTTTTCGCATAGGATATCTACTGGCTTATTTTAGCTTcaacaagtttatttttaattttaagtcaTTGTCTCCACCTCGATCCTCTTCGCTGCATTCTTTACGTCAAAGTGGTTGACCAATACTCCAGTCAACAACGCCACTATATATTTGAACTATGGGCTATGGGACAATGGATTGCAAAACttaaattgtgacgtaacaccgTTCTCGATTTGCAGTAAGTCTCGCTTGTGAACTTAATAGCTAACTTtgcatgttttaatttttatttttttccagtgACTAAAAATTttgacagcccattagtgagcACTGGTTTAGACCAATAACCTGTCTTGACCAAGCGCACGTACATCCACGATGGCAGCAGGATCGTACTATGTCAACTTTGCAGTGACATATTAAtgcatatattttacttattcAACGCTATGTGTGTGTTACTTCCAGTGTATACTCGTGCCGGAGTATTTGCATCAATGGTCTTAGTTGTTCCAGCATTCTTAATGTCCATGATCTCCACTGCTATTGTTGCAAGTGGTGGGAATATAGGAACCAGTGCGACACTTGCGCGATCTGCAGCTGTCATATCAACAATTGCTGGTGAGTTAAGTCTTTCTCAGCTGAAAACGTGCGCATGAATTTAAGTAGAATATTTTTAcgttttacacatttttttgacatttctacatttttgacaatacatttttatttcagctATTTGTTTGTTCATTGGTGTGTTGTTGTACAcgatacaacacacaacttgCATTACTCTCTGCCCTCCAA
Proteins encoded in this window:
- the LOC100185208 gene encoding uncharacterized protein LOC100185208 isoform X2; translation: MSRLKLGLSVSSLVLVIVSTSILFAAFFTSKWLTNTPVNNATIYLNYGLWDNGLQNLNCDVTPFSICMYTRAGVFASMVLVVPAFLMSMISTAIVASGGNIGTSATLARSAAVISTIAAICLFIGVLLYTIQHTTCITLCPPTYNYYSEKTKDLHFNFSFYFAWVALPLLIVSLTFQFIFASLIARETKEGMSATEDIHMHPIEERYDISKKKSNGV